A single genomic interval of Granulicella tundricola MP5ACTX9 harbors:
- a CDS encoding aldose epimerase family protein — protein MYLNIIKKRLEDVWHGVFGREGRRSAAFPLLVILVVLAGTGAIYLAHRHAKFHELETKIQGDTNPAGGGEERPGGRDPIVLTRAQTLGGYVPEFHSATLLPGLGLGVLQITAFLPNKGEQPLLVAPTVPQMTDGSWPVRTGSNDVHGALEAPWSGLFAGVTSPTGLTLSSQWNDKMLTIPVQPQQAASLAEGGLLQGQDTDTAEVTKTDKGAVLSGTFRARDFDGHWPSSSDVSVRADLQATTLELTVDAKNAGDQPEPMGLGWHPRFLIQSGDRSKVELKLPNGEKLLIASSTPAIPTGKTGALGAALQGFAGRGGALGDDSVDEAMVHLKPSASEQGPTAEMRDPAAGYGLRITAVSATIREMRVYAPARGNFVSVGTQTNYDDPFGHEWNADDSPIATLLPGQTIEWKVRLELFPIPGR, from the coding sequence ATGTACCTGAACATCATCAAGAAGCGGCTGGAAGATGTGTGGCATGGAGTGTTTGGAAGAGAAGGGCGGCGATCCGCGGCATTTCCCCTCCTGGTGATTCTTGTGGTGCTTGCGGGAACGGGCGCGATCTACCTGGCGCATCGGCATGCGAAGTTTCATGAGTTAGAGACGAAGATCCAGGGGGACACGAACCCGGCGGGCGGAGGCGAAGAACGACCGGGTGGACGCGATCCGATTGTGCTGACGCGGGCGCAGACGCTGGGCGGGTATGTGCCGGAGTTCCATTCCGCGACGCTGCTGCCGGGGCTGGGGCTGGGCGTGCTGCAGATTACGGCCTTCCTGCCGAACAAGGGCGAGCAGCCGCTGCTGGTGGCTCCGACGGTTCCGCAGATGACGGACGGCTCATGGCCGGTTCGGACCGGTTCGAACGACGTTCATGGGGCCCTGGAGGCACCTTGGAGCGGGTTGTTCGCGGGCGTGACCTCGCCTACGGGGCTGACGCTTTCTTCACAGTGGAACGATAAGATGTTGACGATCCCTGTCCAGCCGCAGCAGGCAGCGAGTCTGGCTGAAGGCGGGCTGTTACAGGGGCAGGATACGGATACGGCCGAGGTGACGAAGACCGACAAGGGCGCGGTGCTGTCCGGCACGTTCCGTGCGCGGGACTTCGACGGGCACTGGCCCTCAAGCTCCGACGTCTCGGTCCGCGCGGATCTGCAGGCGACGACGCTGGAGCTGACGGTGGATGCGAAGAACGCGGGCGATCAGCCGGAGCCGATGGGGCTCGGGTGGCATCCGCGGTTTTTGATCCAGAGCGGCGACCGGAGCAAGGTTGAGCTGAAGCTGCCGAATGGGGAGAAGCTGCTGATCGCCAGCAGCACGCCTGCGATCCCGACCGGGAAGACTGGGGCGCTGGGTGCGGCGCTGCAGGGCTTTGCGGGGCGTGGTGGGGCCTTGGGCGACGACAGCGTGGATGAGGCGATGGTGCATTTGAAGCCTTCAGCATCCGAACAGGGGCCGACGGCGGAGATGCGGGACCCGGCGGCGGGTTATGGGCTGCGGATCACGGCGGTTTCGGCGACGATCCGCGAGATGCGGGTTTATGCGCCGGCGCGGGGGAACTTTGTTTCGGTGGGGACGCAGACGAACTACGATGACCCGTTTGGGCATGAGTGGAACGCGGATGACAGCCCGATTGCCACGCTGCTGCCGGGCCAGACGATAGAGTGGAAGGTTCGGCTGGAGCTATTTCCGATTCCTGGGCGCTGA
- a CDS encoding uracil-DNA glycosylase yields MASSPTSLPPVLQSIRRNIVECTRCERLRLYGEAIGAARRRAYIDQVYWAKPVPGFGDPRARILILGLAPGAHGANRTGRPFTGDGSGFFMYPVLHSLGLASQPTALSADDGLKLRHAWIASVVRCAPPGDKPTPQEVRNCSSHLAAEIAALPRIRTVVCLGKIAWDGYLAHLVNTGILQRRSPYVFGHEAEYILPNGLHLLGSYHPSLRNTNTGRLNATMFARVFVRARELSGL; encoded by the coding sequence GTGGCCTCTTCCCCAACATCTCTGCCGCCTGTCCTCCAGTCCATCCGCCGTAACATCGTGGAATGCACCCGCTGCGAGCGTCTCCGCCTCTATGGAGAAGCCATCGGCGCAGCCCGCCGCCGAGCCTACATAGACCAGGTCTACTGGGCCAAACCCGTCCCCGGCTTTGGCGACCCCCGCGCCCGCATCCTCATCCTTGGTCTCGCACCGGGCGCCCACGGAGCCAACCGCACCGGCCGCCCCTTCACCGGCGACGGCTCCGGCTTCTTCATGTACCCCGTCCTCCACTCCCTCGGCCTCGCCAGCCAGCCCACCGCCCTCTCGGCGGACGATGGCCTGAAACTTCGCCACGCCTGGATCGCCTCCGTCGTCCGCTGCGCCCCACCCGGCGACAAACCCACCCCCCAGGAGGTCCGCAACTGCTCCAGCCACCTCGCCGCGGAGATCGCCGCCCTCCCGCGTATCCGCACCGTCGTCTGCCTCGGCAAGATCGCCTGGGACGGCTACCTCGCGCACCTCGTCAACACCGGCATCCTCCAGCGACGCAGCCCATACGTCTTCGGCCATGAAGCCGAGTACATCCTCCCCAACGGCCTTCACCTCCTCGGCAGCTACCACCCATCCCTCCGCAACACCAACACCGGCCGCCTGAACGCCACCATGTTCGCCCGCGTCTTCGTCCGAGCCCGCGAGCTCTCCGGCCTCTAA
- a CDS encoding YtxH domain-containing protein encodes MNTKNLIFAFGIGLTVGASVALLYAPQSGASTRKKLKRSAEDASDYLEDTAEYLKEQAERFSSEAEKLVKRARSTVDDTIDQAGGIVAGALKTAQKLV; translated from the coding sequence ATGAACACGAAAAATCTTATCTTCGCCTTCGGCATTGGACTCACAGTCGGCGCCAGCGTCGCTCTCCTGTACGCGCCTCAGAGCGGTGCCTCCACGCGCAAGAAACTCAAGCGCAGCGCGGAAGACGCGTCGGACTACCTGGAAGACACCGCCGAATACCTCAAGGAGCAGGCAGAACGCTTCTCCAGCGAAGCGGAAAAGCTCGTCAAACGCGCCCGCAGCACCGTCGATGACACCATCGATCAGGCCGGCGGAATCGTAGCCGGAGCCCTCAAAACCGCTCAGAAGCTCGTTTAA
- a CDS encoding cupin domain-containing protein — translation MDRREFAGMMPGLLALGVLGGVEAEGQAATTGKELKELSSGVFKAGPEKKGSQAKHVSRAFGSGLLKAGNIRLEMHESMQDAGAEHEPVGTHLHNEIWFVQKGTASLFINGTEHTMEAGDVGLVCAGDKHWIKNVGDGELSYFVLAVGPPE, via the coding sequence ATGGATCGTCGGGAGTTCGCTGGGATGATGCCGGGTTTGCTGGCGCTGGGTGTGCTGGGTGGGGTTGAGGCCGAGGGGCAGGCGGCGACGACCGGCAAGGAACTGAAGGAGTTGAGCTCCGGGGTGTTCAAGGCGGGGCCGGAGAAGAAAGGGTCGCAGGCGAAGCATGTATCGCGGGCGTTTGGGTCCGGGCTGCTGAAGGCTGGAAATATCCGGCTGGAGATGCATGAATCGATGCAGGACGCGGGGGCGGAGCATGAGCCGGTGGGAACGCACCTGCATAACGAGATCTGGTTCGTCCAGAAAGGGACCGCTTCCCTGTTCATCAATGGAACGGAACACACGATGGAGGCCGGAGACGTGGGGCTGGTGTGCGCCGGGGATAAGCACTGGATCAAGAACGTTGGGGATGGGGAGCTGAGTTACTTTGTGCTGGCGGTTGGGCCGCCGGAATAG